Proteins co-encoded in one Lynx canadensis isolate LIC74 chromosome C1, mLynCan4.pri.v2, whole genome shotgun sequence genomic window:
- the FEV gene encoding protein FEV codes for MRQSGASQPLLINMYLPDPVGDGLFKDGKSPGWGPLSPAVQKGSGQIQLWQFLLELLADRANAGCIAWEGGHGEFKLTDPDEVARRWGERKSKPNMNYDKLSRALRYYYDKNIMSKVHGKRYAYRFDFQGLAQACQPPPAHAHAAAAAAAAAAAAQDGALYKLPAGLAPLPFPGLSKLNLMAASAGVAPAGFSYWPGPGPAATAAATAALYPSPGLQPPPGPFGAVAAASHLGGHYH; via the exons ATGAGACAGAGCGGCGCCTCCCAGCCCCTGCTGATCAACATGTACCTGCCAG ATCCCGTCGGAGACGGTCTCTTCAAGGATGGGaagagcccggggtgggggccgCTGAGCCCGGCGGTACAGAAAG GCAGCGGGCAGATCCAGCTGTGGCAGTTTCTGCTGGAGCTACTGGCGGACCGCGCCAACGCCGGCTGCATCGCGTGGGAGGGTGGCCACGGCGAATTCAAGCTCACGGACCCAGACGAAGTGGCTCGGCGCTGGGGCGAGCGCAAAAGCAAGCCCAACATGAACTACGACAAGCTGAGCCGCGCGCTGCGCTACTACTACGACAAGAACATCATGAGCAAGGTGCACGGCAAGCGCTACGCCTACCGCTTCGActtccagggcctggcccaggccTGCCAGCCGCCGCCCGCGCACGCCcacgccgccgccgcggccgcggccgccgccgccgccgcccaggACGGCGCGCTCTACAAGCTGCCAGCCGGCCTCGCCCCGCTGCCCTTCCCCGGCCTCTCCAAACTCAACCTCATGGCCGCCTCGGCCGGAGTCGCGCCCGCCGGCTTCTCCTACTGGCCCGGCCCGGgccccgccgccaccgccgccgccaccgccgcacTCTACCCCAGCCCCGGCTTGCAGCCCCCTCCCGGGCCCTTCGGCGCGGTGGCCGCCGCCTCGCACTTGGGGGGCCACTACCACTAG
- the CRYBA2 gene encoding beta-crystallin A2, which translates to MSSAPAPGPPPASLTLWDEEDFQGRRCRLLSDCANIAERGGLRRVRSVKVENGAWVAFEYPDFQGQQFILEKGDYPRWSAWSGSGGHHSDQLLSFRPVLCANHSDSRVTLFEGDNFQGCKFELTDDYPSLPSMGWASKDVGSLKVSSGAWVAYQYPGYRGYQYVLERDRHSGEFRNYSEFGTQAHTGLLQSIRRVQH; encoded by the exons ATGAGCAGCGCCCCCGCGCCGGGCCCGCCGCCCGCCAGCCTCACGCTCTGGGACGAGGAGGACTTCCAGGGTCGCCGCTGCAGGCTGCTGAGCGACTGCGCAAACATCGCCGAGCGCGGAGGCCTGCGCAGGGTGCGCTCCGTCAAGGTGGAAAATGGCGC TTGGGTGGCCTTTGAGTACCCTGACTTCCAGGGACAGCAGTTCATTCTGGAGAAGGGTGACTATCCTCGCTGGAGTGCCTGGAGTGGCAGTGGCGGCCACCACAGCGACCAGCTGCTCTCCTTCCGGCCAGTGCTCTGCGCA AATCACAGTGACAGCCGTGTGACCCTGTTTGAGGGAGATAACTTCCAGGGCTGCAAGTTTGAACTCACTGATGACTAcccatccctgccctccatggGCTGGGCCAGCAAGGATGTGGGTTCTCTCAAAGTCAGCTCTGGAGC GTGGGTGGCCTACCAGTACCCAGGCTATCGAGGCTACCAGTATGTATTGGAGCGGGACCGGCACAGTGGGGAGTTCCGAAACTACAGTGAATTTGGCACACAGGCCCACACTGGGCTGCTGCAGTCCATTCGAAGAGTCCAGCACTAA